DNA from Synechococcus elongatus PCC 6301:
CAAACTGAAGCAAACCCCCGTGTTTGTCGAGGTGAGTGGCAGTTTCAACCAAACTGTGTCCCTACTGCGGGGACTCGAACAGTTGCAACCGCTGTTATTGGTGCGAGACATTGTCGTGACGGCAGAGCCGGTGCCGGTCACGGTCACGCCGAGGGGGCAAATCTTGGCGCGGCCAGCCCCCAAGCTGACGACACAGTTCAATATTGTGGCGCTGAGTCCCTTGACGCCCGAAGAACAGAAGCAGGTTGAAGAGGCTGCTGCTGCCGCTGCGAAAAATAATCCAGGAGGAGGTGCGAACCCAGGAGGAGGAACGGGCAACGCAGGTCAGTCGGGTCAGTAACGAGGCAAGTGGTAGGAATCGCCCTTGAAGCGATCGCGAGTGAGTGAATTTACGGTGTGGGTGTGAGGTTTCGAACAATGCAAGCTTGGAAAATTTTGGGGAGTGGATTGGTTCTTGGAACTGCCGCGATCGCGGGGCAGCCATCACCAGTCTGGGCCCAAGCCGCATCGACCATCGCGGCAAATCCGTCGGCAACGGAAGTCAATCGGGTTTTGGTGACGCCGACAACGAATGGCATTAGCCTGTCTTTGAGTACAACGGGTACTCAGGCACCACAAGCCTTTTCAACTAATCTCGATAAGGTCTGGGTGACGGATCTGATCGGCGCTCGCCTCAATCTGCCGGAGGGTAAGAGCTTTACTCAGCCGAACCCGGTACCTGGGATCGAGTCGATCGCAGTTTCCCAAGTGAGTGAAAACGGCGTTCGGATCGTTGTGACCGGTAGCGATCGCCCGCCGATTGTGACTAACAGCAGTCGGAATGGTGGGAGCTTGCAGTTTGAACTCAGTACTCAGACTGCGATCGCAGCCGCACCTAGCCCCAGTGCTCCACTAGTCGGTGCTGCTCCCCGACCCAACCTGCGTCCCCCTGCGGCCCCGGCCCCGCAGCGGACTGCCCAAGCGACGCCCCCGACGCCAATTCCAGTCAGCCCAGCACCACAGCCGCCGGTCCAACCCCTAGACCCTCGGCAAGTACTGCAACCGACGCCATCCCCTGCGCCAGGACAACTCCCTCCCCTCCAGCCTCGGGCCGTTGCACCGCCTTTGGGTGATATTGCGATCTCCAACACAGTGCCCCAAGGCACTGCTGTCACCTTCCCGAATGCGCGTCCCGTCCCTCGCATTGCCTTGCGTAATGCTTCCGCGCGGGAAGTACTCAGCATCATTGCAACGTCTGCTGGGTTAAACCTTGTCTATCTTGATAGCAACGGCCAGCCAACTGCTGCGGCCCCAGTGGTTAGTAATGAGCCGAAAGTGAGTGTTGATCTGCAAAATATTGATGCTCAGTCAGCCTTTAACTACGTTCTTCAGATTGCTGGGTTGCAGGCTAGCCGTCGCGATAATGTCATTCTGGTCGGGAGAAACCTGCCGCCCTCTGCTGGTGGGTTAGTTTCCCGGACTTTCCGCCTCAACCAAGCAGTCGCTCAAAACGTAGCGGGCTATCTCACGACTTTAGGGGCTAACTCAGTCGTTTCCTTTACTAAAAAAGTCTGTGTCTCGACTGGTGTGCAGGATACAACTGCAACAGGTGGCGGCGCGGGCACTGGCGCAGGACAAGGTCAGATTCAAACCCTCAGTCAGACTTCGGCTCAATGTTTTGATGAGCCGGAAGTCAAGGAGCTCAAAGTTCCTGGCACTCCAGCCGGCCCATTACCCCTCAAAAACATTTCAATCACCGCAGATATTCGAACGAACAGCCTCTCAATCGTGGGCGATCCCCAAGCAATCAACTTTGCGACAGGTTTAATTCAACAGCTTGACCTTCGAAAAAGACAAGCTTCAGTCAATGTTAAGGTTATTGACCTTGACTTGAATGACCTCAATGCGATCGCGACTAGTTTCTCCTTTGGAATTGGCAACACCCTATTCTCGGGAAGTGGCGGTCTGAGAACGACCGTAATTGATAATGCGGGCTCAGTGATCCAGCCCCCAAATGACAGTGTCTTTAACCCCAGTAACTTACCAGCAGGGATTAACCCAGCGAATCCCTTGTTGGCCTTGCCGAATCAATTGACCAATAATTTCCTTGGTGCTTTATCTGCATCAATTATCAACAACAAAACTAAGTTGCTGACTGACCCCACCTTAATCATTCAGGAAGGAGAAAGAAGCGAAGTCAAACTGACTAGTCAGGTTGTTCAAAAGATTGAATCAGAGACTACAACCAACGGCAGTGGCCCGCCAACCGTTAGCCGAACCATTGACCTTGCAGATGTTGGTCTACAGTTAACCATCAACATTGAACGAATTGATGACAATGGCTTCATTACTCTCACAGTCTTGCCAGCCATTTCATCGCCACAAGATGTTGTGACTTTTGGTGATCCCAACACCAATGGTGTCTTGACAACCCTGATTAAGAAGCGGGAGGTTTCATCGGGCAAAATTCGCTTGAGAGACAGTCAAACGCTCATTCTGTCGGGGATCATCCAAGATGAAGAGCGGGAGCGAGTTGCTAAGATTCCTCTCCTGGGAGATTTGCCACTGATCGGTTCCCTCTTTCGCACCTCTTATACCGATCGCCAGCGGCGAGAAGTTGTGGTGGTGATTACACCGAAGATTTTGGCCGATACGGATGCCACGGTCTTCGGCTATGGCTATCAGCCCAGCCCCCCTGCTCAATCAGTGCTGAACAACACGTTGCAAACTCCCACGGTCGCTCCGCTGCCCTAGTTGTTGCACGCGATCGCTACCTGCATGACCTCTCCTTCTCGAGAGATGGATGTAGGTAGCGATCCTTCAGCACTGGCTACCCGATTCATTCGACACTAAAAATCCCTCCCACAGGAAACTCTGGCGAGGGATTTTTGATGCAGAAGAAGAGCCTATCAGGACTCTTGAAATCTAGCGGTTGGGTTGCGGGGTCAAACGCAGGTAAGGCTTCACTTCCGTGACACCTTTGGGGAATTGCTCACGCGCTTGTTCCGTAGGAATCGACGGCACAACAACAACGTCATCGCCATCGTTCCAGTTAGCCGGCGTCGCAACGCTGTAGTTGTCGGTCAGTTGCAGCGAGTCGATGACTCGCAGCAACTCATCGAAGTTACGGCCAGCGCTGGCAGGATAGGTCAGAGTCAACCGCAGCTTTTTGTTGGGGTCGATGATGAACACCGATCGCACTGTCAGGGTGTTATTTGCGTTGGGGTGGATCATGTCGTACAGATCCGACACCTTGCGATCGGGATCTGCCAAGATCGGGTAGTTGACTTGGGTGCCTTGGGTTTCGTTGATATCGCCAATCCAGCCTTTGTGCGATTCGACGTCATCGACGCTCAGTGCGATCGGCTTGACGTTGCGCTTGGCAAATTCCTCTTCGAGCTTAGCGACGGTGCCCAACTCAGTCGTGCAAACGGGAGTGTAGTCGGCAGGGTGCGAGAACAGGATGACCCAGCTATCTCCGGCCCAATCGTAGGAGTTGATTTCGCCTTCACTGGACTGCTGAGTAAAGTTGGGGACGGTATCGCCGAGACGAAGAGACATAGAAGCTCCTGGCAGAACAATCAGACAGTCTGTCTGTATCCAATTATGCCATCAATACTCCGGTAATTCCTGGGGGAATCTGAACATTCCTTAATGATTAGTGAGTGCGGGCATAATGAACCAGTTGTCCTAATCGCTGTCGAAGGGTTTCGAGTCCCAAGCCCCGAGAAGCTGAGAGAAAAACGGCCTGCGGATATTCGGCTTGAGCGATTGCCAAGGTTTCACTGGTTGCTGCGTCGATTTTATTAAAGGCCAACAAAATTGGGCCTGGCGTCACCGGCATTTCTCGCAAAATGCTCATGACTGACTGGATTTGGGCGTACCAAGCCGGGTGAGACAGATCAACAAGGTGCAGCAGCGCATCCGCTTCTGTGACTTCTTCGAGGGTGGCACGGAAGGCGTCGACCAAGGGGGGCGGCAGCTCGTGAATAAAGCCCACCGTATCGGTCAGCAGGACCACGTCTGGTTCTGACCCTGGGTTGGCATTGAGTACCAGCCGTCGGGTGGTCGGGTCAAGGGTCGCAAACAGCTGGTCGGCTGCGTAGACCTCTGCTTGGGTGAGGATGTTGAGCAGCGTTGACTTGCCAGCATTGGTGTAGCCCACGATCGCGATCGAAGGTAGGGTCTGGCGATGTTGCCGCAGCCGCGATCGGTGCGCTTGCAGCTCTATGACTTGACGTTGCAGCCGCGTGATCCGGCGCTGAATCGCGCGGCGTTCCGTCTCCAGTTTGGTCTCGCCCGGCCCCCGGGTGCCGATGCCGCCGCCTAGGCGCGACAGCGCTTGGCCTTGCCCGGTCAGGCGTGGCAGTTTGTATTCCAACTGGGCTAGTTCGACCTGTAGTTTGCCTGCACCCGATTGGGCGCGCTGCGCAAAAATATCAAGAATCACCTCGGTACGATCGACGACCCGCAGGCCAATTTCCCGCTCAAGATTTCGAGCTTGGGCTGGGGAGAGATCGCGATCGAAAGCAACTAGATTGACCCCGAGGGTTTGAGCCGCCAGCGCCACTTCGGCGACTTTTCCCTCACCCACTACCGTTTGGGGATGGGGCCGCAGGCGTTTTTGCTGGAGGATGGAGGCAACTTCGCCACCCGCTGTTTCGACCAGTCGCTGCAGTTCCAACAACCCTTCTTGGAACCGGCAATCGCTAATGCCTTGCGTCTTGACACCAACGAGGAGAACGCGATCGCGTCCTTCGGCAACGGCTTGGCTAGTGAGTCCCCGCTGCAGCTCTCCCTCCAGCGCCTCGACAAATTCAACGCAGGGCTGCTGCGTGAGATCTTCTAAATCCAGCTCCGGCGACACCGTCCAGCGCTGGTCGGGGTGAGCCAGTAAATGAGCCAGATAGGTTTGAGCAACATAGCCAGTCGCTCCACCGCCTCGTCGGGTTTTGCCTTGGCGAGTCACGCAGAGCCAAATCAGGGCATCCAACCGCTGCAGCGCCATGGTGGTCAGTGCACCTTCATCCGGTGGCTCTGGACTGAGGCTCGTAGTTAGACAGCGTAACCCGCAGAGACGACCCGCCCCATAGCGCGGCAGTTCGACTGGCGGAATTCGGGTTTGGCGGACATTGCCGACGCCAACGCGGGTGACATGACCGCGGCGATCGAGGTAGACCGTGATGGGTTGTTCTATATCTGCACTGATCGCAGCCAGCCGTTCTGCAAATTCTGGAGTCGCCAAGCAATCGAGGCTGAGGCGCACTTTGTACAGGCGATCGAGTTGCTTGAGCTGGCTGGGCTTGAGGCCTTTGAGGTTGCCGTAAATCGTCTCGATAGGACTGAAATCCGTTATAAAGCTACTCCAATTCTAGGAACTGGGGCGATCGCCTGTCGAATTCTTTTGCAAGAGATTAAGCCGCCTCGGGGGTCGACTCATCGACAAACTCAAATTCGGCAAAGACTTCAGGGTCAACGTGACTCAGGCGACTTTGACCGGCAACACGGTCTAATACAAACCCGCGATCGGCCATTTGTCGCAGCAGTTGCGCCGCTTCTTCCAAGCGCTCCGCCATTTGCACAATGCTTTGTGTATCTGCAGTTAGCGCCCGTTCTTCCCAGGTAAAGTACGGCATGGCGATCGCCCTCTGGCAGGATTTGCCGTCAGTGTAGCGATTGGAATCTGAGTCTGCGGGCGATCGTGCAGATTCTGACCAAACTGCTCCGATCGCTCGGTTTTTCAATTCATGTTCCTGCGATCGCAAGAGTCAATCTGTTAGCGTTAGGGGAGTTTTCGCCCAGCCTGCGCAATGAATCTCCTGACCAATTTGCTTGCGCCCGTTGAATCCCCCTCGGGGCCGCGCATCAAAAAACAGCGCCGGGGTGTTGAGATCAAGTCCAGCCGCGAAATTGACATCATGCGGCAGGCAGGCCGGATTGTGGCAACGGTGCTCAAGGAAGTGTCAGAGCGCGTTGAGCCGGGCATGACCACAGCAGACATTGATGCCTATGCCGAGCAACGCATTCGCGAGATGGGCGCAACGCCCAGTTTCAAGGGTTACCACGGGTTTCCCGCCTCGATCTGCGCCAGCGTCAACGACGAAGTGGTGCATGGCATTCCCAATTCGCGCAAAGTGATCCGCGAAGGCGATTTGCTGAAAGTGGATACAGGGGCCTTTTTCCAAGGCTTCCACGGAGACTCTTGCATCACGATCGCGGTGGGTAGAGTCTCGGCAGAAGCAGAAAAATTGCAGCGAGTGGCTGAAGAAGCGCTGTTCAAAGGGATTGAACAAGTCAAAGCAGGGGCGTATCTCCTCGATTTGGCCGGAGCCATTCAGGATCACGTCGAGGCGAATGGCTTCAGCATCGTCGAAGACTACACCGGCCATGGTGTCGGTCGGAACCTTCACGAAGAACCGTCCGTCTTCAACTACCGGACCCGCAGCCTGCCGAATGTGAAATTGCGGGCTGGTATGACCCTCGCGATCGAGCCGATTCTCAATGCGGGCTCCAAGCAGACTCGTACTCTACGCGATAAGTGGACGGTTGTTACCATCGACCGCTCATGGTCGGCTCAATGGGAACACACCGTGCTCGTAACCGAAGACGGCTACGAAATTCTTACCGATCGCACCAAAGTCTAACCCTCTATCTTCTGCGAATCTGCAGCCCCAGCCCTTTTGGCTGGGGCAAAAGAAATTAACCAGACCTTACACAGAGCTTAGGGTCGCCTTAATAGGCTGTTAAACTTGCCTGCCTAGGATAAGCGTTGTGCCTTCCTCAAAGTAAGTTTTTCATGACGACCCTCAAGCCTGCACTGCGTCGTGCTGCTGTACTCCTGCCGATCGCTGCTGTCGCTTCGTCCCTTTTCCCTATCCAAGAGGCAAGCGCTCAGCGTGCACTAGTGACTGCTGACGGTTCTAGCACTGTTTTCCCAATCTCCGAAGCAGTGGCTGAAGAGTTCCAAAAACGCAATAAAAACATCAACGTCACTGTCGGCGTCTCTGGTACTGGTGGTGGCTTTAAGCGTTTCTGCAACGGTGAAATTGACATCGCCAACGCTTCTCGCCCCATCAAGAAAGAAGAAGTTGAAGCTTGCCGTAAAAAGGGCATTCGCTACATCGAGCTGCCCGTCGCTTTTGATGCGTTGACGGTTGTAGTCAACAAGTCCAATCCAGTCAACAGCATCACCACTGCTGAGTTGGCGAAGATCTTTGGCCGCGATGCCGAGAAAAAAACAACCAACTGGCGTCAAGTCAAATCCAGCTTCCCCAATCTGCCTTTGAGAGTCTACGCACCGGGTACTGACTCGGGCACTTACGATTACTTCAACGAGGCAATCCTCAATAAGAAAGGAACTCGGGGCGACCTAACTGCCAGTGAGGATGACAACATTCTGGTGCAAGGGGTGTCGCGCGATCGCGGTGGTATTGGCTTCTTTGGTTTCTCCTACTACGAAGAGAACAAAGGTAAGCTCAAAGCACTTGCTGTTGTTAACAGCAACGGCAAGGCTGTGATGCCTTCTGTCCAAAACGTGCTGAATGGCACTTACGACCCGCTGGCTCGCCCTGTCTTCATCTATGTCAGCGAGCAGGCAGCCAAAAAAGCAAACGTCAGATCGTTTGTGAACTTCTACCTGCAGAATGCAGGCAAGTTGTCGCGGGAAGTAGGATTTGTGCCGTTGCCAGCCAAAGCTTACACCGCTGCCACCCAGCGCTTCAGAAGCAACAAAACTGGCACGGTTTTTGCAGGCAAGAGCCTTGTCGGTGGTTCGATCGAAGACCTACTCAAAGCTGAAGGCATCAACTGAATCTTGATGATTCCGATTTAGTTGTTGAGGCTAGTAGGTTGAGAAACTTCTCGATTTGCTAGCCTTTCCTCTGTCTAGAGAAGTGCTGTTCAACTTATTATCGAAGCACTTTATTTCTAAAGTTAATGAGAAAATATTGAGGTAACAAGATTTATTTAAAGAGTATTAGAGAGTATTAAAAGTGTTGAGTTCTTGACCTTAACCGGATCTTTACTTGGGTAATGCGGAATCCAGCTATGCTTTCCTAGTGTGAGCTTTAGGTAATCAACGGTTAACGTCATGGCTTCCCTAAAATTCCGACTGCTTGGCCTTGCAACGCTGGCAGTCTTGGCAACTACCGCTTGCAGCTCTGGTGAGCAACAATCAAGCGCTGGCGGTGGTTCTGCCCTCAGCGGAGACGTCAAAGTCGACGGCTCCAGCACCGTGTTTCCAATCGGGGAAGCTATGGCTGAAGAGTTCCAGAAAAGCAATGGTGATGTGCGTGTCACTGTAGGAGTTTCTGGTACTGGCGGCGGCTTCAAAAAGTTCTGTGCTGGCGAGACGGATATCTCCAATGCTTCTCGCCCCATCAAATCTTCCGAGATGGAGCTTTGCCAGAAAAATGGAATTGAATACGTCGAGTTGCCGGTTGCCTACGATGCTCTAAGTGTTGTTGTCAACAACGAAAATAACTTTGCGACCTGCTTGACCCCGGCTCAACTCAAGACGGCATGGGATGAGGCCGCAGAAGGGAAAATTTCGAATTGGAATCAGATCGATCCGAGCTTCCCTGATACGCCATTGGTTCTCTATGGCCCTGGCACTGACTCTGGTACCTACGACTACTTCAAAGAAGCCGTCATCGGCGAAGATGGCACTCGCGGCGACTTCACTGCTTCTGAAGACGACAACATCATCGTTCAAGGGGTCGAGCGGAGTCCCGGTGCCATGGGCTTCTTTGGTTTGGCTTACCTCGAAGAAAATGCTGGCAAGCTGAAAGCCCTCAATATCCAAAACTCGAAAGGCGACTGCGTTGCCCCCAGTGTTGAAACCACGCGGGATGGTAGCTACGAGCCCCTCTCGCGGCCGCTCTTTGTCTACATCGCCAAATCGGCTCTAGAGAAACCCCAAGTCCAAGCATTTGCCGAATACTTGGTGAACCCGGCCAACGGTAAGCTGGTAGCAGAAGCTGGCTACATTCAGTTGCCAGACGCTCTCTTACCCAAGGTGGTTGATCGTCTAAAGAATCAAACTACCGGTACCGTTTTTGGTGGCGGTAGCGATGTGGGTGTCAACCTTGCCGAAAAGCTCTAAATAATGAGCCTTGACGAGAAAGCTCGGGTTCCCGAGCTTTCTCGTTTGGATTGTGCGATCGCTAAATCCTTTGTTCCTCTGACTTATGTCTGCTGCGGCCCCACCCTCAAGAGCCTCTTTGTTCAAGCCCAACCGTGAGCGCAACCGGCGCAACGAGTTGATCGTCAAGGCAATCTTTGGCATTTTCGCCTTTGTCTCAGTCTTGACGACATTGGGCATCGTTTTCACGCTGATCTTTGAAACCTACGAGTTTTTCAAAGAAATTCCGCTAATTCGTTTTCTGACAGAAACCCGCTGGACGCCTCTTTTCCCAAGCGCTCAGTTTGGAATTGTAGTGCTCCTATCAGGAACCTTCTCGACTACTCTGATTGCTCTGCTGGTGGCAGTCCCCTTGGGGCTGCTGAGCGCTATCTGCCTAAGTGAGTACGCCACACCTCGGGCACGAAACCTGCTCAAGCCAGCCTTAGAAGTGATTGCTGGTGTCCCTAGCGTTGTCTTTGGCTACTTTGCTCTTCTCTTTGTGACGCCCTTGCTGCAATCCTTTATTCCTGGGTTGCAGGGGTTTAATACCCTCTCCGCTGGGATGGTTTTGGGGATTGCAATCACCCCGCTGGTCGCTTCACTCAGCGAGGACGCCATTTTTGCAGTGCCTAGCAGCATGCGCGAAGGGGCCTATGCCTTGGGTGCAACAAAGCGCGAAACCATTGTCTCCGTCGTTCTACCTGCTGCTTTGTCGGGAATTGTCGCCTCGATTGTCTTGGCGATCTCGCGCGCTGTCGGTGAGACGATGATTGTGGCGATCGCGGCGGGCTTAACCCCAAATCTAACCCTCAACCCCCTAGAACCGGCCCAGACCATGACCTCCTTTATTGTGCAGGTCAGTTTGGGAGACACCCCAACAGGTTCACTGGCCTACAAAACCATTTTTGCCGTGGGGATGACCCTGTTCTTGCTGACGCTCGTGCTCAACATCTTTAGCTACTGGTTCGTGCGTCGCTTCCAGGAGAAATACGAATAATGGCTGCCACAGTTCCCAACCAACCCGCAGCAGCGCCGGCTCGTCCCTTTCGGCCTCGCCTCGCCCATCGTTATCGTCTCGACGCAGTGATGATGACGGCTGCTTGGACGGGTGTTGCGATCGCGCTGCTCGTCTTGCTGGCGTTGATCAGCGATGTCTTCCGCAGCGGCATTCCCTACCTCAATTGGGATTTCTTGACCAGCTTCCCCTCGCGTCGCCCCAGTAGTGCTGGGATTCTTTCCGCTTGGGTCGGAACCGTCTACTCGATCTTTTTGGTTGGCTTGATTGGTTTCCCCTTGGGTGTGGGTGCAGGGATTTACCTCGAGGAGTTTGCGCCAGACAACTGGTTTACCCGTCTGGTAGAAATCAACGTCAACAATTTGGCTGGCGTTCCTGCCATCATCTACGGTCTGCTGGGTCTAGAGCTGTTTGTGCGGATTGCCTCGCCGGTTACAGGCGGTCGCAGCTTGCTATCGGGTTCTTTGACGCTGGCGCTGCTGATCCTTCCGATTGTGATCGTTTCGACTCGGGAGTCACTGCGGGCTGTTCCTGACAGTACCCGTCAGGCAGGCTTTGCCCTTGGTGCTACCCGTTGGCAAGTCGTTCGTACGATCATCGTCCCAGAAGCGGCTTCGGGGATCTTGACCGGTACGATTCTGGGCATTTCCCGTGCGATCGGTGAAGCAGCTCCCCTGATTACGATTGGGGCGTTGACCTTCATTTCCTTCCTGCCCGACAACCTCCAAAGTCCCTTTACCGTCCTGCCAATTCAAATCTTTAACTGGGTCTCTCGTCCCCAGGCTGAGTTCCAGAATTTGGCGGCGGCCGCGATCATCGTGTTGCTAGCGATTTTGCTAACCATGAACTCGATCGCGATCGTGATTCGCAACAAGTTGCAAGTCAAACGCTAAAGCTGTCTGTTCCACTGCCCCTAATTCTGTTGAATTCTTGCTGACTTATGAGCCCCACTGCTGGTGAGAACATTCTGCTAAAGGCCGAAGCCCTCTCGGTTTATTACGGCAATTCGCTTGCGGTCAAAGACGTCTACTTGGAAGTTCTCAAGAACAAGATCGTTGCCTTTATCGGTCCATCGGGTTGCGGCAAGAGCACTATCCTTCGCTGCTTTAACCGGATGAACGACCTGATCAATGGCTGCCGTGTTCAGGGCCGAATCACCTTCCACGATCAGGAAATCAACGACGGTCGTGTCGATGCTGTGGAACTGCGCAGCCGCATCGGCATGGTGTTCCAGAAACCCAACCCCTTCCCCAAGAGCATCTACGAAAACATCGCTTATGGTGCCCGGATTAACGGCTACCAAGGCGATATGGATGAGCTGGTCGAAAAGTCGCTGCGTCAAGCGGCACTCTGGGATGAGGTCAAGGATAAGCTGAAAGATAGTGGTCTTGCCCTCTCGGGTGGTCAGCAGCAGCGGCTTTGCATTGCTCGTACCGTTGCTGTGCAGCCTGAGGTGATCTTGATGGATGAGCCTTGCTCGGCACTCGACCCCATCTCGACCTTGGCGATCGAGGAGTTGATGCAGACTCTGAAAGAGCAGTACACGATCATCATCGTGACTCACAACATGCAGCAGGCTTCTCGAACTTCGGACTACACCGCATTCTTCAATGCGCGGGCAACCGAAGGCGGCGGCAAGATGGGCTACCTGGTGGAATTCGACACCACCGAGAAAATCTTTGATAGCCCAGACCAAGAAGCGACGGCCGACTACGTCAGTGGCCGTTTCGGCTAAACCCCTGAAGCCATCACCCTTTCTGTAACCCGAGGCCAGTCCCAAGCGTCTCGGGTTTTGCTTTGCTGAGCTTGCATTTGGACTATCTGCGATCGCAATCAGTTGCCGTCTGCCGCTGCAGAGTGTCAGGATCGAAGACAGAAAAGACAAGGAAACACATAATGCCACAACTCAGCAAGTCGTTGTCCTTTGATGGACGCGATATTCGGCTGGAGCTGGGCCTGTTCGCCCCACAGGCTGGAGGTTCCGTTCTGATTAGCTCAGGGGACACCGCCGTTTTGGTGGCTGCGACCCGTTCGACGGCACGGGAAGGGATTGATTTTCTGCCGTTGACTGTCGATTACGAAGAGCGGATGTATGCAGCCGGTCGCATTCCGGGCGGCTTTCTCCGCCGTGAAGGGCGTCCTCCTGAACGCGCAACCCTGACTAGCCGCTTGATCGATCGCCCGCTGCGTCCGCTGTTCCCCAGTTGGCTGCGGGATGATCTGCAGGTCGTGGCAACCACACTCTCGATGGACGAGACAGTTCCCCCCGACGTTCTGGCGGCGACTGGCGCTTCGATCGCTACCTTAGTTGCCAAAATTCCCTTCTACGGGCCAATGGCAGCGGTACGAGTAGGCTTAGTTGGCGATGATTTCATCATCAACCCCACCTACCGCGAGATTGAAAAAGGCGACCTTGACCTCGTAGTGGCTGGTACCCCCGCTGGGGTGATCATGGTCGAGGCTGGAGCTAACCAGCTGCCAGAAGCCGACGTGATCGAAGCGATCGACTTTGGCTATGAAGCCGTTCAAGAGTTGATTAAGGCTCAGCAGAGTCTGCTGGCGGAGTTGGGCATCGAGCAGATCCTGCCGGAAGCACCCAACGCCGACAATACCCTCGAGAACTTCGTCCGCGATCGCGCCAGTAGCGGTGTTCAGCAAGTGCTGCAGCACTTTAGCTTCACCAAGTCGGAGCGCGATGCAGCCTTAGATGAGGTTAAAGCCAGCGTCGTTGAAGCGATCGCTGCTCTGCCAGAAGAGGATCCGGTTCGTAGCGTCACTGCCGCAGAACCCAAAGCGCTGGGCAACACCTTCAAAGCCCTGACCAAAACCTTGATGCGTCAGCAAATCCTGCGCGATGGTGTTCGGGTCGATGGTCGGAAACTCGATCAGGTGCGGCCGATCTCCAGTCAGGTTGGCTTGCTGCCGCCGCGAGTCCATGGTTCTGGCCTGTTTCAGCGGGGTCTGACGCAGGTGCTGTCGATCGCGACTCTCGGCACGCCTGGGGATGCGCAAGAACTGGATGATCTGCATCCCGACACCCAGAAGCGCTACCTGCATCACTACAACATGCCCCCCTATTCCGTTGGCGAAACGCGGCCGATGCGATCGCCCGGTCGGCGGGAAATTGGCCATGGCGCTTTGGCAGAGCGCGCGTTGCTTCCCGTGTTGCCGTCCAAGGAAGAATTCCCCTACGTGATTCGGGTGGTTTCCGAGGTGCTGTCCTCCAACGGCTCCACCTCGATGGGCTCCGTCTGCGGCTCGACGCTGGCGCTGATGGATGCTGGCGTCCCCATCAAAAAGCCGGTCAGCGGCGCAGCCATGGGGCTGATCCGCGAAGGCGATGAGTACCGTGTCCTGACCGACATCCAAGGGATTGAAGACTTCTTGGGTGACATG
Protein-coding regions in this window:
- the pstA gene encoding phosphate ABC transporter permease PstA — its product is MAATVPNQPAAAPARPFRPRLAHRYRLDAVMMTAAWTGVAIALLVLLALISDVFRSGIPYLNWDFLTSFPSRRPSSAGILSAWVGTVYSIFLVGLIGFPLGVGAGIYLEEFAPDNWFTRLVEINVNNLAGVPAIIYGLLGLELFVRIASPVTGGRSLLSGSLTLALLILPIVIVSTRESLRAVPDSTRQAGFALGATRWQVVRTIIVPEAASGILTGTILGISRAIGEAAPLITIGALTFISFLPDNLQSPFTVLPIQIFNWVSRPQAEFQNLAAAAIIVLLAILLTMNSIAIVIRNKLQVKR
- the pstC gene encoding phosphate ABC transporter permease subunit PstC yields the protein MSAAAPPSRASLFKPNRERNRRNELIVKAIFGIFAFVSVLTTLGIVFTLIFETYEFFKEIPLIRFLTETRWTPLFPSAQFGIVVLLSGTFSTTLIALLVAVPLGLLSAICLSEYATPRARNLLKPALEVIAGVPSVVFGYFALLFVTPLLQSFIPGLQGFNTLSAGMVLGIAITPLVASLSEDAIFAVPSSMREGAYALGATKRETIVSVVLPAALSGIVASIVLAISRAVGETMIVAIAAGLTPNLTLNPLEPAQTMTSFIVQVSLGDTPTGSLAYKTIFAVGMTLFLLTLVLNIFSYWFVRRFQEKYE
- the pnp gene encoding polyribonucleotide nucleotidyltransferase, with protein sequence MPQLSKSLSFDGRDIRLELGLFAPQAGGSVLISSGDTAVLVAATRSTAREGIDFLPLTVDYEERMYAAGRIPGGFLRREGRPPERATLTSRLIDRPLRPLFPSWLRDDLQVVATTLSMDETVPPDVLAATGASIATLVAKIPFYGPMAAVRVGLVGDDFIINPTYREIEKGDLDLVVAGTPAGVIMVEAGANQLPEADVIEAIDFGYEAVQELIKAQQSLLAELGIEQILPEAPNADNTLENFVRDRASSGVQQVLQHFSFTKSERDAALDEVKASVVEAIAALPEEDPVRSVTAAEPKALGNTFKALTKTLMRQQILRDGVRVDGRKLDQVRPISSQVGLLPPRVHGSGLFQRGLTQVLSIATLGTPGDAQELDDLHPDTQKRYLHHYNMPPYSVGETRPMRSPGRREIGHGALAERALLPVLPSKEEFPYVIRVVSEVLSSNGSTSMGSVCGSTLALMDAGVPIKKPVSGAAMGLIREGDEYRVLTDIQGIEDFLGDMDFKVAGTDQGITALQMDMKIHGLPLEIIADAINQAKPARLHILNKMLEAIATPRADLSTYAPRLFRIQINPEQIGLVIGPGGKTIRSITEQTGAKIDIEDTGAVTISAVDADSALRAKSIIEGMTRTITAGDVYIGKVTRIIPIGAFVEFLPGKEGMIHISQIADYRVARVEDELTVGDEVVVKVREIDQKGRVNLTRKGIDPEEVSAARAAVEAS
- the pstB gene encoding phosphate ABC transporter ATP-binding protein PstB, with the translated sequence MSPTAGENILLKAEALSVYYGNSLAVKDVYLEVLKNKIVAFIGPSGCGKSTILRCFNRMNDLINGCRVQGRITFHDQEINDGRVDAVELRSRIGMVFQKPNPFPKSIYENIAYGARINGYQGDMDELVEKSLRQAALWDEVKDKLKDSGLALSGGQQQRLCIARTVAVQPEVILMDEPCSALDPISTLAIEELMQTLKEQYTIIIVTHNMQQASRTSDYTAFFNARATEGGGKMGYLVEFDTTEKIFDSPDQEATADYVSGRFG
- a CDS encoding PstS family phosphate ABC transporter substrate-binding protein, whose protein sequence is MASLKFRLLGLATLAVLATTACSSGEQQSSAGGGSALSGDVKVDGSSTVFPIGEAMAEEFQKSNGDVRVTVGVSGTGGGFKKFCAGETDISNASRPIKSSEMELCQKNGIEYVELPVAYDALSVVVNNENNFATCLTPAQLKTAWDEAAEGKISNWNQIDPSFPDTPLVLYGPGTDSGTYDYFKEAVIGEDGTRGDFTASEDDNIIVQGVERSPGAMGFFGLAYLEENAGKLKALNIQNSKGDCVAPSVETTRDGSYEPLSRPLFVYIAKSALEKPQVQAFAEYLVNPANGKLVAEAGYIQLPDALLPKVVDRLKNQTTGTVFGGGSDVGVNLAEKL